Genomic DNA from Gemmatimonadales bacterium:
GCAGCAGGGTCTCGATGGCGCCCGCGGCGACGTCGCCGCCGCTCTTGCACAGCGCGGTCACCAGCTCCAGCTGGTCCGGGGTGGCCGCGGTGTCGGGCAGCGCGCCGACGCGCCGCGCCAGCTCCTCCACGGCTCCGCTGTCGCGCAGCATCCCGAGCGCGAAGGCGGCCTGGGTCCGCACGGTGGTGTCCGGGTCGTCGAGCAGGGTGAGCAGCAGCGGCACGCCGGCGTGGTCGCCGATCCGTCCGACGGCGACGGCCGCCTGCGCGCGGATCAGCGAGTCGGGGTCCTGGGCGGCACGCTGCAGCGCCGCGAGGTCGAACTCCCGCCGGTCCTCGAGCTGCAGCAGCTGCGCGAGCACGGTGACCTGACCGTAGTCCTGCGCCGCCGCGGGCGCGGCCCCTGCCGACCCCGCCGCCAGCGCCGCCACGAGGATCCAGCCGGCCTCACGCATCCATCAGCTCCTCGAGGTGCGCCAGCACGTCGTCGGGCAGACGGGTCAGGCGTCCGGTGCCGTCGATCGAGACGAGCGCGGTTTCGGCGGTGGCGAGGACCGCGTCGTCGTCGGTGCGCTCGATGCGGTAGCCGAAGGCCAGCCGGCGCGACGCCACGGCCGTGAGCCACGCCGACACCCGCAGCGGGTCGTCGTAGCGCGCCGACTTCGCGAACCGCACGTGCGCCTCCGAGACGGCGAGCCGGACTCCGCGATCCTCCAGATCACGGTACCGGACCCCGAGCCGCCGCATATGTTCCGTCCGCGCCATCTCGCACCACGCCAGGTAGTGACCGTGGTAGGCGACGCCCATCTGATCGGTCTCGCTGTAGCGGACCCGGAACTCGACCGACGACTCGCGCCGCTCCGTCACGACGTCTCGCGCCACACGCCCAGCGCCTTGGCCCGGTCGCGCGCGGCGGGCGTCACCAGGTACGGGCCGCTCGCGTCGAGCACCTCGCCCCGCGCGGCCAGCAGCGCCACGTCACGCTCGACCAGGAGCGGCCGCCGCCGCGCACCGGGGCGGGAGGCCCGCGCCACCGCCACCAGCCGGGCGCGGTCGCCGCTCGCCACCTGCGCCGCGTTCGCCTCGTCGGTGTCCAGGTGCAGCTCCGTCGCGTGCGACGGCCCCATCCGCACCACCACGTCGTGCAGGGTCACGCGCCGGCCCGCCGGCCCGCACTCCACCGCCGCCACGTCGCCGTCCGCCACGCCGAGCCCCTTCGCGTCGGCGGGCGCGACGTGCAGGTGCCGCTGCGCCACGATCACGCCGGTCTCCAGCGTCACCTTCCCCGCCGGTCCCTCCAGCGTGACCCCGCCGGTCGAGCCCTCGAGCCGGCCCGAGACCTTCACCGGCGCCGTGATGCCCAGGGCCCGGCAATCCCCCGGCGACAGCTCCAGCTGCGTCTGGCCGCGAGCCGGTCCGACGATGCGCACGCCCTCGATCCGGCCGGCGCGGCCGGCGATCGCGACGGTTTCGGCGGCCGCGAACTGGCCGGGCTGCGTGATTCCGCGCTGCGGCGTCGGGGCCTTTCCGGTGCCGAACAGGGTTGCGAAGTCGCGCTCGGACACGTGGAGGTGCCGCTTCGAGACGCCGATGGGCACCTCGCGCGGACTCTTCGCCGTGGCGGCGCGGGCGGCGCCCGCCCCGGAGCCCGAGGGCAGCGGCGCGGGCCCGCGTCCCGCCGCCGCCTGCCGGACCGCCGCCACCAGCGCCGGGTACTCCGGCCGGTGGCGGGGATGCCCCGACGGCCGGCGGATCGGCCCCACGTCGGACAGCGCCTGGGCCGCGCCCGCCCACGGCGGCAGGGCGCCCGGCGTCGGACGGCCGGGCGGCTCCGGCCGCACCGGGCCCGGCACCCACCCGCGGGCGCCGGCTCCCGCGAGCCGGCTGGCGATCTTCTCCGAGAGCCCTTCCAGCTCGTTCTTGTTCATGCCGCACCTCGGCGATGGGCACGCAGGAAATCGTCCACGATCCGCTGCACGTCGGCAGGGGTCAGCGGAGGCGAGGACGGAGCAGAGTGGGCAGGAGCCGCTTCTGCCTTCCGCTTGCCCTCCGGACTGCCAACCACTGCCACCTTGCCGTCTGGCAACTGCTCTGCGCCCCGCCCACCAACATACGGTCTGATCTCCCGGGCCAGCCGTTTGATGTTGACCAGGTGCAGCGCGCTGACGTTGTCCGACGTGCTGCTGCCGCCGATGGTGCCGGGCCCCAGGGTCATCGCCGGCGCGAGCCCGGTCGTGTAGCCGGTGGCGCCCATCGCGGCCATCGTGTTGACCAGGATCCGGAAGGCCGGTTTCTCCTCGAAGAAGCGGCGGATGACCTGCTCGTCGCGGCAGTGGATCGCCAGCGAGTGCCCCACCCCGCCGTACTGGAGCAGCTCGATGCTCCGCTCGCAGCACGCCTCCCAGCCGTTCTCGACGTAGTAGGCCAGCACCGGCGAGAGCTTCTCGCGCGAGAAGAACTCCTCGCGCCCCACCTCTCGGCACTCCGCCACCAGCACCCGGGCCTGAGGCGGGACGCGGATGCCCGCGCGCTCGGCGATGACCGTCGCCGTCTGCCCCACGATCTCGTGCGAGATGCCGCCGGTGCGCGGGTCCTGCATCGCGCGCTGGAGGCGCGCGCGGTCGTCGCCGGTGACGAAATGCGCCCCCTGCCGCGCCAGCTCGCGCCGCGCCTCCCCGTCCACCGGCGCGTCGCAGATCACCGAGTTCTCCGCCGAGCACAGCACGCCGTTGTCGAACGCCTTGCCGTTGACGATGTCCCTGGCGGCCTTGGCGACGTCCGCCGTGCGCTCGACGATCGCCGGCACGTTGCCCGGCCCGACGCCGAAGGCCGGCTTGCCCGAGCTGTAGGCGGCGCGCACCATGTCGGAGCCGCCCGTGGCCAGGATCACCGCGGTCAGCCGGTGGTGCATCAGCTCGCGCGTGCCTTCGAGCGCCGGATCGGTCATCGCCAGCACCAGGCCCGGCGGCGCGCCCGCCCGCTCGGCGGCCTCGGCCATGACCCGCACGGCCTCGCCGATGCACTTCACCGCCCGGGGATGCGGTGACATCACGATCGCGTTGCGGGCCTTGACGCTGATCAGCGCCTTGTAGATGGCGGTGGACGTCGGGTTGGTGGTCGGGATCAGGGCCGCGACCACCCCCATCGGCACGGCCAGCTCCTGGACCCCGATCTCGGGCAGGTCGCGGATCACGCCGACGGTCTTGAGCGGGAGGATGTAGCGGAGCACGTCGTCCGCGGCGAAGCGGTTCTTGAGGATCTTGTCCTCGAACCGGCCCATCCCGGTCTCGTCCACCGCCAGCCGTGCGAGCCGCTCGGCCTCCGCCGACGCCGCGTGGCCCATCGCCTCGACGACCGTGTCGGTCAGCTCCTGCGACGCGCGTGCGAAGGCCCGCTGAGCCTCGTCGGCGCGACGGACGAGGTCGCGGGCCTCCTGGACCGATGCGAGATCGCGATCCACCGGCGTCTCCGAAGGGCTCTAGGTGGCGTGCCCCAGCCGCCGGAACAGCGCCAGCAGCTCATCGCGATTGGCGCGCGAGAGCTCGCGGCCCTTGAGCGGAAAGTCCGGGGTCTGACGCGCGCGGTGCCGCAGCTCGACCACCTTCATGTCCTCGAGGCGCTGCGGCGGGCGGCGCGGCGCCGCGCCCGCCCCGCCTTCCTCCTCGTCGTGCTCCATCGCCTCGAGCTGGGGATCGGGCCGCGGAATGACGTGCACGCTCACCAGCTCGCCCACCCGCTCGGCGGCGGCGGCGCCTG
This window encodes:
- a CDS encoding thioesterase family protein is translated as MARDVVTERRESSVEFRVRYSETDQMGVAYHGHYLAWCEMARTEHMRRLGVRYRDLEDRGVRLAVSEAHVRFAKSARYDDPLRVSAWLTAVASRRLAFGYRIERTDDDAVLATAETALVSIDGTGRLTRLPDDVLAHLEELMDA
- the pduL gene encoding phosphate propanoyltransferase, translated to MNKNELEGLSEKIASRLAGAGARGWVPGPVRPEPPGRPTPGALPPWAGAAQALSDVGPIRRPSGHPRHRPEYPALVAAVRQAAAGRGPAPLPSGSGAGAARAATAKSPREVPIGVSKRHLHVSERDFATLFGTGKAPTPQRGITQPGQFAAAETVAIAGRAGRIEGVRIVGPARGQTQLELSPGDCRALGITAPVKVSGRLEGSTGGVTLEGPAGKVTLETGVIVAQRHLHVAPADAKGLGVADGDVAAVECGPAGRRVTLHDVVVRMGPSHATELHLDTDEANAAQVASGDRARLVAVARASRPGARRRPLLVERDVALLAARGEVLDASGPYLVTPAARDRAKALGVWRETS
- a CDS encoding aldehyde dehydrogenase family protein produces the protein MDRDLASVQEARDLVRRADEAQRAFARASQELTDTVVEAMGHAASAEAERLARLAVDETGMGRFEDKILKNRFAADDVLRYILPLKTVGVIRDLPEIGVQELAVPMGVVAALIPTTNPTSTAIYKALISVKARNAIVMSPHPRAVKCIGEAVRVMAEAAERAGAPPGLVLAMTDPALEGTRELMHHRLTAVILATGGSDMVRAAYSSGKPAFGVGPGNVPAIVERTADVAKAARDIVNGKAFDNGVLCSAENSVICDAPVDGEARRELARQGAHFVTGDDRARLQRAMQDPRTGGISHEIVGQTATVIAERAGIRVPPQARVLVAECREVGREEFFSREKLSPVLAYYVENGWEACCERSIELLQYGGVGHSLAIHCRDEQVIRRFFEEKPAFRILVNTMAAMGATGYTTGLAPAMTLGPGTIGGSSTSDNVSALHLVNIKRLAREIRPYVGGRGAEQLPDGKVAVVGSPEGKRKAEAAPAHSAPSSPPLTPADVQRIVDDFLRAHRRGAA
- a CDS encoding BMC domain-containing protein: MSWTEQALGLIETRGLVGAVEAADAGLKAAPVELLGTERVDAGLVTVLFAGDTAAVKSAVDAGAAAAERVGELVSVHVIPRPDPQLEAMEHDEEEGGAGAAPRRPPQRLEDMKVVELRHRARQTPDFPLKGRELSRANRDELLALFRRLGHAT